A single window of Crassostrea angulata isolate pt1a10 chromosome 8, ASM2561291v2, whole genome shotgun sequence DNA harbors:
- the LOC128161290 gene encoding uncharacterized protein LOC128161290, whose translation MACPVPTAISNGYYVGAKVSYAAGDVIQYVCNTDYVMSGSPMSICDATGNWVPASGSLPECSISYFSNIWFLLVITLIGFIALIIILILVVICCRVCCKKRVYDEESETGGGCCRPRCSCCSADSDDEDDGKPLRPVRRKPLTTARKGPAKKSTAKKGTAKKVIGKKTASKAGKDKNSKKKVVSKKGKLFSKSKGKKGGKTLKKGKGKTPGKTQSGEARVNKKVWKPFANPVKSLDTSTSTKITKRVPL comes from the exons ATGGCATGCCCCGTTCCTACTGCAATTTCCAATGGATATTATGTCGGGGCTAAGGTGTCGTACGCTGCGGGTGACGTCATACAGTACGTTTGTAACACTGATTACGTCATGTCCGGAAGCCCAATGTCCATTTGCGATGCAACCGGAAATTGGGTTCCTGCTTCTGGATCCCTACCTGAGTGTAGCATCTCATATTTTAGTAACA TCTGGTTTCTGCTGGTGATAACGTTGATAGGATTCATAGCTCTGATCATTATTCTGATTCTCGTGGTTATATGTTGCAGAGTGTGCTG TAAAAAACGTGTATATGATGAGGAGAGTGAGACAGGGGGAGGCTGCTGCAGACCGCGCTGCTCGTGCTGTTCAGCGGACAGTGACGATGAGGATGACGGGAAACCGCTCCGTCCTGTGAGGAGAAAACCTCTCACGACGGCAAGAAAAGGTCCGGCTAAAAAGAGCACGGCAAAGAAAGGCACTGCAAAAAAAGTTATAGGTAAAAAGACTGCCTCCAAAGCTGGCAAAGACAAAAACTCGAAGAAGAAAGTTGTGTCAAAGAAAGGAAAGCTGTTTAGTAAGTCTAAGGGCAAAAAAGGTGGTAAGACTTTAAAGAAAGGAAAGGGAAAAACACCAGGGAAGACACAGAGCGGCGAAGCTCGTGTTAACAAAAAAGTTTGGAAACCTTTCGCAAACCCTGTGAAATCTTTGGACACAAGTACAAGTACAAAGATAACAAAGAGGGTTCCACTATAA